A DNA window from Cutaneotrichosporon cavernicola HIS019 DNA, chromosome: 2 contains the following coding sequences:
- a CDS encoding uncharacterized protein (NADPH-dependent FMN reductase), whose translation MAAPTTTTGASAKPVIAVPFYSMYGHIATLAEEVVKGVEAAGGIAKPYFIQETLPEEVLTKMYAGSSLKPKYPLLEPQHLTEVDGFIFGFPTRYGRAPAQVSTFFDRTGGLWASGALSGKYAATFTSSAGQHGGQEVTHMTTLPFFVHHGCIYVPIGYREPYVSDVTEVHGTSPWGTSTVANSDGSRVPTEGEKRVARFQGEHFTKIVAQAVRGRHLLEADAANAAGAPGAEAVQSSQTAAAQPAGAAPAAETAAPAAAAAAGAAAGASGAAVTGAARNEAPVVREAPAVETEKPPVVPVESAAPAAPTTQDAKTLVADAAPSASAAPAAPAAPAAPAAASHGATAPGTTRPTAPLPEKKKGGLFSCCSANSID comes from the exons ATGGCCGCTCCCACCACTACCaccggcgccagcgccaagCCCGTCATCGCTGTCCCCTTCTACTCTAT GTACGGCCACATCGCGACtctggccgaggaggtcgttAAGGGTGTCGAGGCTGCAGGCGGTATCGCCAAGCCCTACTTTATTCAGGAGACTCTCCCCGAGGAGGTCCTCACCAAGATGTACGCCGGCTCATCCCTCAAGCCCAAGTACCCTCTCCTCGAGCCTCAGCACCTTACCGAGGTTGACGGCTTCATCTTCGGCTTCCCGACTCGTTACGGTCGCGCTCCGGCTCAGGTCAGCACGTTCTTTGACAGGACGGGCGGCCTTTGGGCCTCGGGAGCACTTAGCGGCAAGTACGCTGCAACGTTTACCTCGAGTGCTGGCCAGCACGGTGGTCAGGAGGTCACCCACATGACCACCTTGCCGTTCTTCGTCCACCACGGATGCATCTACGTACCCATCGGTTACAGGGAGCCTTACGTCTCGGACGTGACCGAGGTTCACGGCACCAGCCCCTGGGGTACTTCGACTGTCGCCAACAGCGACGGCTCGCGTGTGCCTACCGAAGGCGAGAAGCGTGTTGCCCGCTTCCAGGGCGAG CACTTCACCAAGATTGTCGCCCAGGCGGTCCGCGGCCGTCA CTtgctcgaggccgacgctgCCAACGCTGCTGGTGCGCCCGGTGCTGAGGCTGTGCAGTCGTCACAGACCGCCGCTGCTCAGCCCGCAGGGGCTGCTCCAGCTGCTGAAACTGCTGCcccggctgcggctgcggctgctggTGCGGCTGCTGGTGCTTCTGGCGCCGCCGTGACAGGTGCCGCGCGCAACGAGGCCCCTGTCGTCCGGGAAGCCCCCGCCGTGGAGACTGAGAAGCCTCCTGTTGTACCTGTCGAGTCTGCCGCGCCTGCCGCGCCCACCACACAGGACGCCAAGACCCTTGTGGCTGACGCCGCCCCCTCCGCTTCTGCCGCTCCTGCCGCTCCTGCTGCTCCTGCTGCCCCAGCAGCTGCCAGCCACGGCGCAACTGCCCCGGGCACCACGCGGCCAACGGCTCCTCTTcccgagaagaagaagggcggcCTGTTCTCGTGCTGCTCGGCCAACTCGATCGACTAA
- a CDS encoding uncharacterized protein (Major Facilitator Superfamily) translates to MASTGTTPHLIDQKEAEEIHHIDNYDDEKASAQEIHDAYVDIDHGYDQDFINRTTRKIDWRLIPPLIAMYCISSIDRKNVSLARAANKEAMHAELDLGSSRYNIITLLFFPPYIIFELPSQLGLRRFGPRYWLASAVFLWGLVTIGLGFSNNWVAMASMRALLGMFEACLFPGAAYLIACWYPRKQMARRSAVFYITAIAIGGLGNLLGYAISLMHGIAGLSGWRWIFIIEGILTVVIAIIGFVLIVDFPDRSTFLTPEEKEMIITRIDRDRGDSEADPMTKAKFISYMCEPKIWLFAVWFCVTTLGSYSMSYFLPRILRGMGFTDTMSQVLLAPPYVWAVVPALAHAYFADKYRNMRAWMILSGCLQSILGTILYSQLPEHLKAGRYAGTFLAVGAANGNVGLIISWAQCSIRNQSKRGYTSALIVAFGGIGGILASLLFMDKESKQGYPTGVWSVVGLNAFQSVTVIGLRFFFAWRNKLADRGKVVIEGDAKFRYQL, encoded by the exons ATGGCTTCCACAGGCACAACTCCCCACCTTATTGACCAGAAGGAAGCGGAGGAGATTCATCACATCGACAACTACGATGATGAGAAGGCATCAGCACAGGAGATCCACGATGCTTACGTCGATATCGACCATGGCTACGATCAAGATTTCATTAACAGGACGACACGCAAGATTGACTGGCGCCTCATTCCGCCTCTTATTGCCATGTACTGCATTTCGTCAATTGATCGCAAGAATGTCTCGCTCGCCCGCGCTGCCAACAAGGAGGCCAtgcacgccgagctcgacctcggctcgtcgcgctACAATATCATCACCCTTCTCTTCTTCCCGCCATACATCATCTTTGAGCTGCCG TCTCAGCTGGGTCTTCGCAGGTTCGGTCCCCGCTACTGGCTTGCCAGTGCCGTATTCCTTTGGGGCCTGGTGACCATTGGTCTTGGTTTCTCCAACAACTGGGTGGCAATGGCGAGTATGCGTGCGCTCCTAGGCATGTTCGAGGCCTGTCTCTTCCCAGGTGCCGCGTACCTCATTGCCTGCTGGTACCCTCGCAAGCAGATGGCCCGCCGCAGTGCCGTATTCTACATCACGGCAATCGCAATCGGCGGTCTTggcaacctcctcggctACGCCATCTCACTGATGCACGGTATTGCGGGCCTCTCGGGATGGCGCTGGATCTTCATTATCGAGGGTATCCTCACGGTCGTCATTGCTATCATTGGTTTCGTCCTCATTGTCGACTTCCCCGATCGCTCGACCTTTTTGACccccgaggagaaggaaaTGATCATCACGCGCATCGACCGTGACCGTGGTGACTCGGAGGCCGACCCGATGACCAAGGCAAAGTTCATCTCGTACATGTGCGAGCCCAAGATCTGGCTCTTCGCCGTTTGGTTCTGTGTCACTACCCTCGGCTCATACTCAATGTCCTACTTCCTCCCTCGTATTCTCCGCGGCATGGGCTTCACCGACACCATGTCTCAGGTTCTTCTCGCACCACCCTACGTCTGGGCCGTCGTCCCCGCCCTGGCCCATGCCTACTTTGCCGACAAGTACCGCAACATGCGTGCATGGATGATCCTCTCTGGCTGCCTTCAGAGCATCCTCGGCACCATCCTCTACTCGCAGCTTCCTGAGCACCTCAAGGCTGGCCGCTACGCCGGAACTTTCCTGGCTGTTGGCGCCGCCAACGGCAATGTTGGCCTTATCATTTCATGGGCACAGTGCTCGATCCGCAACCAGTCGAAGCGTGGCTACACCTCGGCCCTCATTGTGGCGTTTGGTGGTATTGGCGGTATCCTCGCCTCGCTTCTCTTCATGGACAAGGAGTCAAAGCAGGGCTACCCCACTGGCGTGTGGTCGGTCGTTGGCCTTAACGCCTTCCAGTCGGTCACCGTCATTGGTCtccgcttcttcttcgcgTGGCGCAACAAGCTCGCCGATCGGGGCAAGGTTGTCATTGAGGGTGACGCAAAGTTCCGTTACCAACTGTAA
- a CDS encoding uncharacterized protein (SH3-binding, glutamic acid-rich protein), with protein MPAPPVTIYVTSLTSQPKVRKNIDLLHRALTALEIPYEAFDLATDEDAKRRWQRTKPTDRVVGLPGYLVGGEWIGTMDDFEDAVETGQLEKFLKQDMVLADVSQTIGEAELDRLMREMTDEDLDQLVGDLSVDDQPHESTGGLLAGIKSTVGDLASAAGAFAEEVTGESALEAPSSPKEGPKPGEKTLDEVIDETMAEEKKEYEEEEKKEEEEKEQEEKKEQEVDVAQEARAKAETTLKLDNEREAELIRKNE; from the exons ATGCCTGCTCCCCCCGTCACCATCTACGTGACTTCGCTCACGTCGCAGCCCAAAGTGCGCAAGAACATCGATCTGCTGCACCG TGCGTTGACCGCACTCGAGATCCCATACGAG gcgtTCGACCTTGCTaccgacgaggatgcgAAGCGGCGGTGGCAGCGCACTAAGCCCACTGACCGGGTCGTCGGGCTTCCGGGTTACCTGGTTGGCGGGGAGTGGATTGGA ACAATggacgactttgaggacgcggtcgagACAGGCCAGCTGGAAAAGTTCCTCAAGCAGGATATGGTGCTCGCGGACGTGTCGCAGACAatcggcgaggcggagctCGACCGTCTGATGCGCGAGATGACCGATGAGGACCTCGATCAGCTCGTTGGCGACCTGAGCGTCGATGACCAGCCGCACGAGAGCACGGGCGGTCTCTTGGCCGGCATCAAGAGCACGgttggcgacctcgcgAGCGCAGCTGGCGCTttcgcggaggaggtgacAGGAGAAagcgcgctcgaggcgccgtcgtcacccAAGGAAGGGCCAAAGCCGGGAGAGAagacgctcgacgaggtgatTGACGAGACTatggccgaggagaagaaggagtacgaggaggaggagaagaaggaggaggaggagaaggagcaggaggagaagaaggagcaggaggtAGACGTGGCTcaggaggcgcgcgccaaggccgagacgACGCTCAAGCTGGATAACGAGCGTGAAGCCGAGCTCATCCGCAAGAACGAGTAG
- the ERB1 gene encoding uncharacterized protein (Component of the NOP7 complex, which is required for maturation of the 25S and 5.8S ribosomal RNAs and formation of the 60S ribosome), translating to MPPRAQAGPSKTRAARSSAAAPAKASPAKSRARGAAAAPESAPEPRRSGRVTRSMSASVPPEDPGPRKPAARKRAASPVEEEDEDEFQVGGDLELSDEGEGDEEEEGDEDEFPELDSGSDGDVEEEDSDDDEIDDEEDGSESGYNSSDIERMYEDGDDESPATSVISDSEDDETKALPVDERLSRMIERNTIKPDDSVGAEGQLSHAKEGVGRLVPSTLVPGGYRRKYRDIEAGYGSESSTEDHPNTIGNVPMEWYDDLPHIGYDVEGRKIFRPAKGDELDKFLANTTTLGAWTSAEDKLMGSNVELTDKELDIIRRLQNAENPDADYDPYQPTIEWFTGEGMERTMPLSAAPEPKRRFVPSKWEHEKVMKIVRAIRAGRIVPGKPAAEKPKVYGIWSEADQPHADHAMYMPAPQLPPPRTAESYNPPEEYIPTEEERKEWEEMDKEDRKTDFLPAKYDALRKVPGYKNLVQEKFERCLDLYLAPRTRKVKLNIDPESLIPKMPAPRELRPFPTTGCVQYRHPGSTRVRCVSLSPTGDWLASGSEDGVVRLWDVGNGREVWRWNLKGGAVQTVAWSPNADEALLLALVEGRIVLLSPLALVAPAVAAATLTHANVGFASSAASTKTTGKTGTEAIKWVRPGETQRERGELVYVDVPGTPRAAAWHRKGDYFATVASEAANKSVLIHQLGKHASQSPFRKTQGTVQRVAFHPSKPWFFAATQRYVRVYDLAAQKLVRTLQTGLKWISSLDIHPGGDNLIVGSYDKKLAWFDMDLGTKPFRTLRYHSRALRAVSFHPRLPLFASASDDGTIHVFHATVYADLTKNPLIVPLKILRGHRITDGLGVLDLQWHPEKPWLVSSGADGECRLWCS from the exons ATGCCGCCCCGCGCCCAAGCCGGGCCATCCAAaacgcgcgcggcgcgctcaTCAGCTGCTGCGCCGGCCAAGGCTTCTCCCGCAAAgtcgcgcgctcgcggtgcTGCCGCGGCGCCGGAATCTGCCCCCGAACCCCGCCGTTCTGGACGTGTGACACGCTcaatgtcggcgtcggtcCCACCCGAGGACCCTGGACCGCGCAAGCCCGCAGCACGGAAACGCGCTGCGTCGCcggttgaggaggaggacgaggacgagttccaggtcggcggcgacctcgagctcagtgacgagggggagggcgatgaggaggaggaaggggacgaggacgagttccCCGAACTCGACAGCGGGAGTGACGGAGATgtagaggaggaggacagcgatgacgacgagatcgacgacgaggaagacggcTCCGAGTCGGGATACAACTCGTCAGACATTGAGCGGATGTACGAggacggtgacgacgagtcgcCCGCGACGTCTGTGATCTCGGAttccgaggacgacgagaccaAGGCACTTCCCGTCGATGAGCGGCTGTCGCGCATGATTGAGCGCAACACGATCAAGCCCGATGACTCTGTCGGCGCCGAAGGCCAGCTCTCCCacgccaaggagggcgtcggccgcctcgtGCCATCCACCCTCGTTCCTGGTGGTTACAGGCGCAAGTATCGCGACATTGAGGCTGGGTATGGATCCGAGAGCAGTACCGAGGACCACCCGAACACGATCGGCAACGTCCCGATGGAGTGGTACGACGACCTCCCGCACATCGGGTACGATGTGGAGGGGCGCAAGATCTTCCGCCCGGCTaagggcgacgagctggacaAGTTCCTTGCCAACACGACGACTCTCGGTGCATGGACGAGTGCAGAGGACAAGCTCATGGGCTCGAATGTCGAGCTCACGGACAAGGAGCTTGATATTATCCGTCGCCTCCAGAACGCTGAGAaccccgacgccgactATGACCCGTACCAGCCGACTATTGAGTGGTTCACTGGCGAGGGCATGGAACGTACCATGCCTCTCAGTGCTGCTCCCGAGCCCAAGCGCCGTTTCGTCCCCTCCAAGTGGGAGCACGAGAAG GTCATGAAGATTGTGCGTGCGATCCGCGCGGGCCGCATCGTGCCCGGCAAGCcggcggccgagaagcCCAAGGTGTACGGTATCTGGAGCGAGGCGGACCAGCCCCACGCCGACCACGCAATGTACATGCCTGCGCCACAGctgccgcctcctcgcacGGCCGAGTCGTACAACCCTCCTGAGGAGTATATCCCGACCgaagaggagcgcaaggagtgggaggagatggacaaggaggaccGCAAGACCGACTTCCTTCCTGCCAAGTATGACGCACTCCGCAAGGTTCCGGGCTACAAGAACCTCGTGCAGGAAAAGTTTGAGCGCTGCCTTGACCTGTACCTTGCGCCACGCACGCGCAAGGTCAAGCTTAACATTGACCCAGAGAGCCTGATCCCCAAGATGCCCGCGCCACGCGAGCTCCGCCCCTTCCCTACCACCGGATGCGTGCAGTACCGCCACCCCGGGAGCACGCGGGTGCGTTGTGTTTCGCTGTCGCCCACTGGCGACTGGCTCGCGAGCGGGAGCGAGGACGGTGTCGTGCGTCTCTGGGACGTGGGCAACGGTCGCGAGGTATGGCGCTGGAACCTCAAGGGCGGGGCGGTACAAACTGTCGCGTGGAGCCCGAACGCCGATGAGGCGCTTCTCCtggcgctcgtcgagggtCGTATTGTTCTTCTCTCGCCTCTCGCACTGGTGGCACCAGCAGTGGCCGCTGCTACGCTCACCCACGCCAACGTCGGCTTtgcgtcgagcgccgcctcgaccaAGACAACTGGCAAGACGGGCACTGAGGCCATCAAGTGGGTCCGCCCTGGCGAGACGCAGCGTGAGCGCGGTGAGCTCGTCTACGTCGATGTGCCAGGAACACCTCGTGCCGCTGCCTGGCACCGTAAGGGCGACTACTTTGCGACGGTGGCTTCCGAGGCCGCGAACAAGTCTGTGCTTATCCACCAACTGGGCAAACACGCGTCCCAGTCTCCGTTCCGTAAGACGCAGGGCACGgtccagcgcgtcgcgttCCACCCGTCCAAGCCGTGGTTTTTCGCCGCCACTCAACGCTACGTTCGTGTCTATGACCTTGCGGCTCAAAAGTTGGTCCGGACCCTCCAAACGGGTCTCAAGTGGATTTCCAGCCTTGACATCCACCCCGGCGGCGACAACTTGATTGTTGGGAGCTACGACAAAAAGTTGGCGTGGTTTGACATGGATCTCGGAACAAAGCCCTTCCGAACGCTGCGATACCACTCGCGCGCTCTGCGCGCTGTCTCGTTCCACCCCCGCCTGCCACTTTTCGCCAGTGCCAGCGACGACGGAACGATCCACGTCTTCCACGCCACGGTTTATGCCGATCTCACCAAGAACCCCCTCATTGTACCGCTCAAGATCCTGCGCGGGCACCGGATCACGGACGGCCTGGGCGTACTGGACCTGCAGTGGCATCCCGAGAAACCTTGGCTCGTGAGCTcgggcgccgacggcgagtgCAGGTTGTGGTGCTCGTGA
- the bglC3 gene encoding uncharacterized protein (polysaccharide catabolic process) — translation MPVDVNALARLSLSVGANGRTLERHGEIFVPHIDTAWELFHRLTLPEAEEYLDTRKAQGFNAVLAVALPELDARGVDECFGPDGVLISSTQGGGSIFHPNRYGMRPLLHDDPAQPNGAYFAHIDAVINAAAKRDILVFLLPTWGRWVNQAWSGPPVLFDTENARSYGQYIGKRYPYLPKVLGGDSNAIWTDTKFASGEESASPNLTDCSAVVDAMAQGILSAEPGAFLTYHPTAVALPDSPPATASAFFGDRKWLALDSCQSGHTDARPEFNPALQFWDARASHVPLALMWNAGVRPIIDLEPHYEGMRIGIHPSHKPRWNEHDVRVGTWQAVCAGTCGIVYGHNNVWQMHDPRREKLDGRFKSACFPVPDLSWRDALDAPGPRSTRVIAEYLASLPKSIHDTKAPAQDRVDAPDTRDDGRIDVIAAGTEWLVAHSGHGHAFELDLTGFKGVARWLDPRTGEWSGTIPVQGGKQVFVPPSKGGVEHDWVLEVRG, via the exons ATGCCAGTTGACGTGAACGCACTTGCCCGCCTATCCCTCTCGGTCGGGGCGAATGGACGCACTCTCGAGCGCCACGGCGAGATCTTCGTCCCACACATCGACACGGCATGGGAACTCTTCCACCGCCTAACCCTCCCCGAAGCCGAAGAGTACCTGGACACACGTAAGGCGCAGGGTTTCaacgccgtcctcgccgtcgcccttcCGGAACTGGACGCGCGTGGAGTTGACGAGTGTTTTGGACCCGACGGTGTCCTCATTTCATCCACCCAGGGCGGCGGGTCTATCTTCCATCCGAACCGGTATGGTATGCGGCCTCTTCTGCATGACGACCCGGCCCAGCCGAACGGCGCGTATTTTGCCCATATCGATGCTGTCATCAATGCCGCAGCGAAGCGAGATATCCTGGTATTCCTCCTGCCGACTTGGGGGCGATGGGTGAATCAGGCGTGGAGCGGTCCTCCGGTTCTGTTCGATACCGAGAATGCCCGCTCGTACGGCCAATATATCGGCAAGAGGTATCCTTACTTGCCAAAGGTTTTGGGCGGTGACTCGAATGCCATTTGGACAGACACCAAGTTTGCATCCGGTGAAGAGAGCGCCAGTCCCAACCTCACCGACTGTTCAGCCGTTGTCGACGCTATGGCGCAAGGTATTCTTTCCGCCGAACCCGGCGCATTCCTCACGTATCACCCGACAGCTGTCGCCCTGCCCGACTCTCCTCCAGCGACTGCCAGTGCCTTCTTCGGGGACAGGAAGTGGTTGGCCCTCGACTCGTGCCAGAGCGGCCACACTGACGCTCGACCGGAATTCAACCCCGCTCTGCAATTCTGGGACGCGCGTGCATCCCACGTCCCCCTGGCGCTAATGTGGAATGCAGGCGTACGCCCCATCATCGACCTGGAACCACATT ATGAGGGAATGCGGATTGGTATTCATCCGTCACACAAGCCGCGGTGGAACGAACACGACGTACGTGTCGGTACATGGCAAGCTGTTTGCGCTGGCACTTGTGGGATTGTCTATGGACACAACAACGTGTGGCAAATGCATGACCCGCGCCGCGAGAAAT TGGATGGACGGTTCAAGTCGGCATGTTTCCCCGTACCCGATCTGTCGTGGCGGGACGCGCTGGACGCGCCGGGACCACGCTCGACCCGGGTAATTGCCGAGTACCTCGCCTCGTTGCCGAAGAGTATACACGACACCAAGGCGCCGGCCCAGGACCGCGTAGACGCGCCAGATACACGCGATGATGGGAGAATCGACGTCATTGCGGCAGGGACCGAATGGCTCGTAGCCCACTCGGGCCACGGACATGCTTTTGAACTCGACTTGACTGGGTTCAAAGGAGTCGCGCGGTGGCTCGACCCGCGTACCGGAGAATGGAGCGGTACCATACCTGTCCAAGGTGGCAAACAGGTATTTGTTCCCCCTTCAAAGGGAGGTGTGGAGCACGACTGggtgctcgaggtgcgAGGTTAG
- the ELP2 gene encoding uncharacterized protein (WD domain, G-beta repeat), whose translation MLDTAYISIGANRSSSCAAAFDNGVLAYGAGSTIALWDMDASGKGVYATLIGHKAHVTTLKRNSNGFVSGDQLGEVRVWARDGRNFTCTATFTAHKGSSISALSVFDDEVLTGGSDGVVRRWCVGSKVEEVETLDLRGKLPLDLVVGALPGSSARVLIMGLTDRKVQVWTHVDGSYRYALSLEGHEDWVRCLTLTSYPGSDGSDLLLATGAQDNYIRLWRISPFVAGGNMFDLSQLDGNAQISTKAHVLAVGGERFNITLEALLVGHESGLTNVSWSHAESPRLLSSASDNSMVIWSPTDGEHGRDGIWVPEHRFGAFGGRGLSFFGAVWAPNDEAVIATGWNGGVERWMRRGDGWETSPGTSGHYGTVRSVAWDPAGDYLLSTGSDQTSRIHAPCRPSGSKEAVWAEIARPQIHGYDMVDGAFLSSFRIASAAEEKVTRIFDATTGFAESLNTLGVCNKTVAEISRLPRGATVPPLGLSNRALGKAEAVSDIPKSKLVPKDAVDRDSVSTAMTSLPTEEELSTSTLWPEIEKVYGHGYELATLATSHAGDLVATACRATSAEHAVVRIVDASTWADCATLPGHTLTVTRIAFSPDDSMVLTVSRDRGWRLFSRDGDRWTPSASEERPHARMVLDCAWAGSAFVTASRDKSVKVWRQEGGKWACAATHKLAEAATAVAVTPHGDGYLLAVGTDGGNIQVLTLSEEIKTLASVPKEAVHAGAVSRLAWRPHGKLLASAGEDRSVRIFNLTI comes from the exons ATGCTCGACACAGCCTACATCTCGATAGGTGCAAATCGTTCCTCGTCGTGCGCAGCCGCATTCGATAATGGTGTATTGGCCTACGGCGCAGGCAGCACTATCGCCTTGTGGGACATG GATGCCAGCGGAAAGGGAGTCTACGCAACTCTGATCGGGCACAAAGCGCACGTCACGACGCTCAAGCGCAACAGCAATGGGTTTGTGTCCGGCGATCAATTGGGCGAGGTACGGGTTTGGGCGCGCGACGGACGGAAC TTCACGTGTACTGCGACGTTTACAGCCCACAAGGGGTCATCTATCTCAGCGCTCTCCGtgttcgacgacgaggtcctcACGGGCGGCTCGGACGGTGTCGTCCGCCGCTGGTGCGTCGGAAGCAAGGTCGAAGAGGTCGAGACCCTTGATCTGCGGGGAAAGCtccccctcgacctcgtcgtcggcgctctcCCCGGTTCATCTGCGCGCGTGCTCATCATGGGCCTCACCGACCGCAAGGTGCAGGTGTGGACTCATGTTGACGGTTCG TACCGCTACGCCCTCTCTTTGGAAGGACACGAAGATTGGGTCCGCTGCCTCACTCTCACGTCCTATCCTGGCAGCGATGGGTCagacctcctccttgccacTGGCGCACAGGACAACTACATTCGCCTGTGGCGGATCTCACCCTTCGTCGCCGGAGGTAACATGTTCGATCTCTCCCAGCTGGACGGGAACGCGCAGATCTCAACAAAGGCGCACGTCCTCGCAGTCGGCGGTGAGCGATTTAACATTACCCTTGAGGCGCTGCTTGTTGGTCACGAGTCGGGCTTGACGAATGTCAGCTGGTCGCACGCAGAGTCGCCCCGCCTCCTATCGTCTGCTAGCGACAACTCAATGGTGATCTGGTCGCCGACGGACGGTGAGCATGGCCGCGACGGCATCTGGGTGCCTGAGCACCGGTTCGGCGCGTTTGGCGGTCGCGGGCTTTCCTTCTTCGGCGCTGTTTGGGCGCCAAATGACGAGGCCGTCATTGCGACGGGTTGGAATGGTGGCGTAGAGCGCTGGATGCGGCGTGGAGACGGGTGGGAGACGAGCCCGGGCACTTCAGGACACTATGGGACGGTGCGCAGCGTCGCATGGGACCCGGCAGGAGACTATCTCCTCTCGACTGG TTCGGACCAGACCTCGCGGATACACGCGCCATGTCGTCCATCGGGATCCAAGGAAGCAGTGTGGGCGGAGATTGCCCGACCACAGATCCACGGTTACGACATGGTCGACGGCGCGTTCTTGTCGTCGTTCCGGATTGCGAgtgcggccgaggagaaggttACGCGTATCTTTGACGCGACGACTGGGTTCGCGGAGAGCTTGAACACGCTGGGAGTGTGCAACAAGACTGTGGCCGAGATT TCCCGCCTGCCTCGCGGTGCCACAGTGCCTCCACTTGGTCTCTCCAACCGCGCCTTAGGGAAGGCCGAAGCTGTGAGCGACATTCCTAAGTCGAAACTCGTGCCGAAGGATGCGGTAGACCGCGACTCGGTATCGACGGCCATGACAAGCCTTccgaccgaggaggagctgagCACCTCGACCCTTTGGCCCGAAATCGAGAAGGTCTACGGGCATGGCTATGAG CTAGCGACGCTGGCAACGAGCCACGCCGGGGACCTTGTGGCGACAGCCTGTCGCGCAACCTCCGCGGAACATGCTGTCGTCCgcatcgtcgacgcgtcgacTTGGGCTGACTGCGCCACTTTGCCAGGGCACACGCTGACGGTGACGCGTATCGCGTTCTCGCCAGATGACAGCATGGTGCTGACGGTCTCCCGTGACCGCGGGTGGCGGTTGTtctcgcgcgacggcgacagGTGGACACCTTCGGCCAGCGAGGAGAGGCCGCATGCGCGCATGGTGCTCGACTGCGCCTGGGCTGGGAGCGCGTTCGTGACTGCCTCGCGCGACAAAAGTGTCAAGGTGTGGCGAcaggaaggagggaagTGGGCTTGTGCAGCGACGCACAAGCTCGCAGAAGCCGCGACCGCCGTGGCAGTCACCCCACACGGGGACGGGTACCTTCTTGCCGTGGGCACTGATGGCGGCAACATCCAGGTGCTCACACTCAGCGAGGAGATCAAGACGCTCGCGTCCGTTCCAAAGGAGGCTGTTCATGCTGGTGCGGTGTCCCGCCTCGCTTGGCGGCCGCACGGCAAGTTGCTCGCCAGTGCTGGCGAGGACCGTTCTGTTCGTATCTTCAACCTTACCATCTAG